The following proteins are co-located in the Lepus europaeus isolate LE1 chromosome 15, mLepTim1.pri, whole genome shotgun sequence genome:
- the GAPT gene encoding protein GAPT — MLKSRGNPSVAISIGISLFLLLVVCGIGCLWHWKHRNSTGFTLPKFLQRRSNKKKDCKKMFLSSHIINAWHKISAEVHDHRSAVQETNLHENYENVEASCPGTQEETDKELYENTRQCNFEEHIYRNETASEYYNFQKPIASKDPQEEDIYILPD; from the coding sequence ATGCTGAAAAGTCGTGGAAATCCTTCAGTGGCTATTTCTATAGGAATTTCCCTTTTTTTACTCTTGGTGGTTTGTGGAATTGGGTGTCTCTGGCACTGGAAACACCGTAATAGCACAGGATTTACCTTACCAAAGTTTCTGCAAAGGAGAAGTAACAAGAAAAAAGACTGTAAAAAAATGTTCTTGAGTTCCCACATTATTAACGCATGGCATAAAATCTCAGCTGAAGTCCATGACCACAGATCTGCTGTGCAGGAAACTAACTTACATGAAAACTATGAAAATGTGGAAGCAAGTTGTCCTGGAACTCAGGAGGAAACCGACAAGGAACTCTATGAAAACACACGGCAGTGTAATTTTGAGGAGCATATTTATAGAAATGAGACAGCCTCTGAGTATTATAACTTTCAGAAGCCGATTGCTTCCAAAGATCCTCAAGAGGAAGATATATACATTCTCCCAGATTAG